A window of the Verrucomicrobiia bacterium genome harbors these coding sequences:
- a CDS encoding PD40 domain-containing protein: MNRCYRPLTLLALAGVLSLLRPAMLGAAEPGVVIRDAANRVIPIALSGFSDEVRRVLEFDLYVVGFDVKPATPQYQLVGAPGGGPVRATLTDVNNSQTLFARAYPGGSPRAQAHALADDVVKTLLQLPGIASTRIAFKNSPGGRNGQGETISEIWASDYDGANPIALTGDGTIAAAPSWVPGRLELFYVTYRSVRPEIYMQNLRTGDRKRIFSFPGTSMSPAVSPDGTRVAMILSKSGSPDLWVANVDGTGLRQLTTTKELEASPCWSPDGTRICFTSTEGGRPALYTIPAGGGVMTRLRTGGVTQCTEPDWSPDGKWIAFTRASGEFTLYVVPAAGGDARALVAGEDPSWSPNSRTLVFARRSGSERRLSLLDVPTGQVKDLARISGNCSQPSWAR; this comes from the coding sequence ATGAACCGTTGTTATCGTCCATTGACCCTGCTGGCGCTGGCCGGCGTTTTGTCCCTGTTGCGCCCCGCGATGCTGGGGGCTGCCGAGCCGGGGGTTGTCATCCGGGATGCGGCCAACCGGGTCATCCCGATTGCCCTGTCGGGCTTCAGTGACGAGGTGCGGCGGGTGCTGGAGTTCGACCTCTATGTCGTCGGCTTCGACGTCAAACCGGCGACGCCGCAGTATCAGCTCGTCGGGGCCCCGGGGGGAGGGCCGGTGCGGGCGACCCTGACGGACGTGAACAATTCCCAGACCCTGTTCGCCCGGGCCTACCCGGGCGGGTCCCCGCGCGCCCAGGCGCACGCCCTCGCCGACGACGTGGTCAAGACCCTCCTTCAACTGCCGGGCATCGCCAGCACCCGGATTGCCTTCAAGAACTCCCCGGGCGGCCGCAACGGCCAGGGGGAGACGATTTCGGAGATCTGGGCCTCCGATTATGATGGGGCGAACCCGATCGCGCTCACCGGGGATGGCACGATCGCGGCGGCGCCAAGCTGGGTTCCCGGCCGGCTGGAATTGTTCTACGTCACGTATCGTTCCGTGCGGCCGGAGATCTACATGCAGAACCTGCGAACCGGGGACCGGAAGCGGATCTTCTCCTTTCCGGGAACCAGCATGAGCCCGGCGGTGTCGCCCGACGGCACACGGGTGGCCATGATCCTGAGCAAGAGCGGCAGCCCGGACCTGTGGGTGGCCAATGTGGACGGCACCGGGCTGCGCCAGTTGACGACCACCAAGGAATTGGAAGCGTCCCCTTGCTGGTCCCCCGACGGCACCCGCATTTGTTTCACGTCCACGGAGGGGGGGCGTCCCGCCCTGTACACAATCCCGGCTGGTGGCGGGGTGATGACCCGCCTTCGTACCGGTGGCGTGACCCAGTGCACGGAGCCCGACTGGTCGCCGGACGGCAAATGGATCGCCTTCACCCGGGCCTCCGGGGAGTTCACCCTGTATGTGGTGCCCGCCGCTGGCGGCGACGCCCGCGCCCTGGTCGCCGGGGAGGACCCCTCGTGGTCCCCAAATTCCCGAACGCTGGTGTTTGCACGGCGTTCCGGCTCGGAGCGGCGACTGTCGCTGCTTGACGTGCCCACGGGGCAGGTCAAGGATTTGGCCCGCATCTCGGGTAATTGCTCCCAACCCAGTTGGGCGCGGTGA
- a CDS encoding O-antigen ligase family protein: MWDPEKLDEVCEQALVGIVLALVTVAVAIFGGIRTSEFALLIGLALLSLPVWIARLWLNPSNRLLLHPMLWPCLAFVGYAAWRMTGVDVAYPARREFLLLVVSAIVFLVALNNFYRQEPTQWVTHALVALGGLAAAYAVIQWVSGSNRILWLLQPATYVKRAGGPFVNPNHLAGFLVLLLPLALAQVFVGRGKPLARVLHGYAAFLMAGGIAVTMSRGGWAAAAVALLVLFAWLGWRRRELRLPVAIAVVVLVAGGIVFLSRSEKARARIENFTTEGTADSAGRRELWKPAVAMWRDHEWLGVGPAQFDVRFPQYRPPRFQASPVWVHNEYLNLLVDYGIAGTALFGLTFAAFAWGLVASSRYVERAAGDLGSRSSNRTAFFLGAWVGLLGLGVHCVVDFDLHIPGIAVTAALLTGLLAANIRFATERFWFRPRWMGRIALTAGAVTMVAWMLPIALRLGREGLALNRVRQIRTLSPELIAALDRAVRESPDNDRTVYELGEVHRRFSLQGEDAWREHGAQAVSRFEEAIALNPHNARAHLALGKTHQWLNQPEIAAAAFAEALRLGPNDIEIQNAIAWYLLQQGRIAEARQMAQQSLQWQWWSNPLAQDILAQAELRMRVPDAP; this comes from the coding sequence ATGTGGGACCCGGAGAAACTCGACGAGGTGTGCGAACAGGCGTTGGTGGGGATCGTTCTGGCACTGGTCACCGTGGCGGTGGCGATTTTTGGGGGCATCCGGACCAGTGAGTTTGCGCTGCTCATCGGGCTGGCGCTGCTGTCCCTGCCCGTCTGGATCGCGCGCCTCTGGCTGAATCCGTCCAACCGCCTGCTGCTGCATCCGATGTTATGGCCCTGCCTGGCCTTCGTGGGTTATGCGGCGTGGCGGATGACCGGGGTGGATGTGGCCTATCCCGCACGCAGGGAGTTCCTCCTGCTGGTCGTGTCGGCGATCGTGTTTCTGGTGGCCCTGAACAATTTTTACCGTCAGGAACCGACCCAGTGGGTGACGCATGCCCTGGTGGCCCTCGGGGGGCTGGCGGCGGCGTATGCCGTGATCCAGTGGGTCAGCGGCTCGAACCGCATTCTGTGGCTGTTGCAGCCGGCAACCTACGTCAAGCGGGCCGGCGGCCCGTTCGTCAATCCCAACCACCTCGCCGGGTTTCTCGTTCTGCTGCTCCCGCTGGCGCTGGCCCAGGTCTTTGTCGGGCGCGGAAAACCCCTCGCCCGGGTGCTCCACGGCTATGCCGCGTTCCTCATGGCCGGCGGCATCGCCGTGACGATGTCGCGCGGTGGCTGGGCGGCGGCGGCGGTGGCCCTCCTGGTGTTATTTGCCTGGCTGGGCTGGCGGCGGCGGGAGCTGCGGCTTCCGGTGGCGATCGCGGTGGTGGTGCTCGTCGCCGGCGGGATCGTGTTTCTGTCGCGCTCCGAGAAGGCCCGTGCGCGCATCGAGAACTTCACCACCGAGGGCACTGCCGACTCGGCGGGACGCCGCGAGCTCTGGAAACCGGCCGTCGCCATGTGGCGGGATCACGAATGGCTGGGGGTGGGGCCCGCGCAGTTCGATGTGCGGTTCCCCCAGTATCGTCCGCCTCGCTTCCAGGCCTCGCCGGTATGGGTGCACAACGAGTACCTCAACCTGCTCGTGGATTACGGCATCGCGGGAACCGCCCTCTTCGGGCTGACCTTCGCCGCGTTTGCCTGGGGGCTCGTGGCCTCCAGCCGCTATGTGGAACGGGCCGCCGGGGATCTGGGATCCCGCAGCAGCAATCGCACGGCCTTTTTCCTCGGGGCCTGGGTCGGCCTCCTGGGGCTCGGGGTGCACTGCGTGGTGGACTTCGACCTGCACATTCCGGGAATCGCCGTCACGGCCGCCCTGCTGACCGGATTGCTGGCGGCCAATATCCGGTTCGCCACCGAACGTTTCTGGTTTCGGCCCCGCTGGATGGGACGCATCGCGCTCACCGCGGGAGCCGTCACGATGGTCGCCTGGATGCTCCCGATCGCACTCAGGCTGGGACGCGAGGGCCTGGCGCTCAACCGGGTGCGTCAGATCCGGACCCTCTCGCCGGAGTTGATCGCCGCCCTGGATCGCGCGGTCCGGGAGAGTCCGGACAACGACCGGACGGTGTATGAACTGGGCGAAGTCCACCGGCGTTTCAGCCTGCAGGGGGAGGACGCGTGGCGGGAGCACGGTGCGCAGGCCGTGTCCCGGTTCGAGGAGGCGATTGCCCTGAATCCACACAATGCCCGGGCGCATCTGGCGCTCGGCAAGACCCACCAGTGGCTGAATCAGCCGGAGATCGCGGCCGCTGCGTTTGCCGAGGCCCTTCGGCTCGGACCGAACGACATCGAGATCCAGAACGCCATCGCCTGGTACCTGCTGCAGCAGGGGCGTATTGCCGAGGCCCGGCAAATGGCCCAGCAGTCCCTGCAGTGGCAGTGGTGGAGCAACCCGCTCGCCCAGGACATCCTGGCGCAGGCGGAACTGCGGATGCGGGTGCCCGACGCCCCGTAA
- a CDS encoding type II secretion system protein, which yields MESEPTRRSVRQCRPPSPTPQRFGARVSDLQTATGGSGFTLIELLVVIAIIAILAGMLLPSLAAARRAGQGAVTINNMRQIVVAATLYADDNLDRFPATMVPGPDGLPTTVNFWDVQGYQNALNRYIGGMQGGVDSQGRERSKRNVWFDPADPDRRVPAMWGSFSDNGLVTGIGARASEFLKPANTVYATLRHGEWDKVVGVRIPDPLPVGDPGHAFWFSEYFDMCFDPWSDAADPEDPYFWRRGRAAPPVELFPGARGASEWAQQIEGRKPGVALNGKGRYGKGGYYSFCDGSVRYLRFEATYRSPEDNLWSLR from the coding sequence ATGGAATCCGAACCGACACGCCGAAGCGTTCGCCAATGCCGTCCCCCGTCGCCGACGCCACAGCGCTTCGGCGCGCGGGTCTCGGATCTCCAAACCGCGACGGGCGGAAGCGGCTTCACCCTCATTGAACTGCTGGTGGTCATCGCCATCATCGCCATCCTCGCCGGCATGTTGCTGCCGTCGCTGGCCGCAGCCCGTCGAGCCGGTCAGGGTGCCGTCACCATCAACAACATGCGCCAGATTGTTGTGGCGGCGACCCTGTATGCCGATGACAACCTTGACCGGTTCCCGGCCACCATGGTTCCCGGACCGGACGGCCTGCCGACGACGGTAAATTTCTGGGATGTTCAGGGATACCAAAACGCATTGAACCGGTACATCGGCGGCATGCAGGGGGGGGTGGACTCCCAGGGACGCGAGCGCAGCAAACGGAACGTGTGGTTTGATCCTGCCGATCCCGATCGCCGGGTTCCCGCCATGTGGGGCTCCTTCAGTGATAACGGACTGGTGACCGGCATCGGCGCCCGCGCCTCGGAGTTTCTGAAGCCTGCCAACACCGTGTATGCCACCCTCAGGCACGGCGAATGGGACAAGGTGGTCGGCGTCCGGATCCCCGACCCCCTGCCGGTGGGGGATCCGGGACACGCCTTCTGGTTCAGCGAGTATTTCGACATGTGTTTCGACCCCTGGAGCGATGCTGCGGACCCCGAAGACCCGTATTTCTGGCGGCGGGGGCGGGCTGCGCCACCGGTGGAACTGTTTCCAGGAGCGCGGGGAGCGTCCGAATGGGCGCAGCAGATCGAAGGTCGAAAGCCGGGCGTCGCCCTCAACGGCAAGGGCCGATACGGGAAGGGGGGCTACTACTCGTTCTGCGACGGCAGCGTGCGGTACCTTCGGTTTGAAGCGACCTACCGCAGCCCGGAAGACAACCTGTGGAGCCTGCGATGA
- the mntR gene encoding transcriptional regulator MntR, with protein MPSSSTRHTRSPRRSESTEDHLERIQELVEAKGYARVSDIAEALELSRSTVSNMVRRLAARGFVNYERYRGFTLTAEGQAVARHITRRHRTLSDLLALLGVAPEAVADDVEDIEHHLRPQTLRVFESLVEFLRNHPAAHRQFLEFHRKREG; from the coding sequence GTGCCGTCCTCCTCCACACGCCATACACGGTCGCCACGACGGTCGGAATCCACGGAGGATCACCTGGAGCGGATTCAGGAGTTGGTCGAAGCGAAGGGGTATGCGCGGGTTTCGGACATCGCCGAGGCGCTGGAGCTGAGCCGTTCCACGGTCTCGAACATGGTGCGACGGCTGGCGGCGCGGGGGTTCGTCAATTACGAGCGCTACCGCGGCTTTACCCTGACCGCCGAGGGACAGGCCGTGGCGCGGCACATCACGCGCCGGCACCGCACGCTGAGCGACCTGCTGGCGCTCCTGGGGGTGGCGCCGGAGGCCGTCGCCGATGATGTCGAGGACATCGAACATCACCTGCGCCCGCAGACGCTCCGGGTCTTCGAGTCGCTGGTGGAGTTCTTGCGGAACCATCCGGCAGCCCACCGGCAGTTCCTGGAATTTCACCGGAAACGGGAAGGATGA
- a CDS encoding ATP-binding cassette domain-containing protein — protein sequence MAPNSRPAAGPVRTDLAVNGVTVTYPNGVIAVRDVTFHLDPGSICALVGINGSGKSTLFKAIMGFLRTVAGDIRIGGRPVGAALKQNRVAYVPQAEEVDWSFPVTVEDVVMMGRYGHMNFLRLAGRRDREAVRTSLERVQLEGFRNRQIGELSGGQRKRVFLARALAQEAHLILLDEPFTGVDVKTEAAIVDLLRELRSSGHLVLVSTHNLGSVPEFCDHAVIIQRTLIAAGPMAATFTEANLALAFGGVLRHFRFDQSTVQPHDGRAITVLTDDERPLVLGKDGHLEFTERSRHEDVVRARTTPEDEG from the coding sequence ATGGCCCCCAATTCACGCCCCGCCGCCGGACCGGTCCGGACCGACCTCGCCGTCAATGGGGTCACGGTCACCTATCCCAACGGCGTGATCGCGGTTCGCGACGTGACCTTCCACCTGGATCCCGGATCCATCTGCGCCCTCGTCGGCATCAACGGCTCGGGAAAATCCACCCTCTTCAAGGCGATCATGGGGTTTCTCCGTACGGTCGCGGGGGACATCCGCATCGGCGGCCGCCCGGTGGGCGCCGCGCTGAAGCAGAACCGGGTGGCGTACGTGCCCCAAGCCGAGGAGGTGGACTGGTCCTTTCCGGTGACCGTCGAGGACGTGGTCATGATGGGCCGCTACGGCCACATGAATTTCTTGCGCCTGGCGGGCCGCCGGGATCGCGAGGCCGTGCGGACCAGCCTCGAGCGCGTGCAGCTGGAAGGCTTTCGGAACCGCCAGATCGGCGAACTTTCGGGTGGCCAGCGCAAGCGGGTCTTCCTGGCGCGTGCGCTGGCCCAGGAGGCACATCTGATCCTCCTGGACGAACCGTTCACCGGCGTGGACGTGAAGACCGAGGCGGCAATCGTGGACCTTCTGCGGGAACTCCGGTCCTCCGGGCACCTGGTCCTGGTTTCCACCCACAACCTCGGTTCCGTGCCCGAATTTTGCGACCATGCGGTGATCATCCAACGCACCCTGATCGCCGCCGGTCCGATGGCAGCGACGTTCACCGAGGCCAACCTCGCCCTCGCCTTCGGCGGGGTGCTGAGACATTTCCGCTTCGACCAGTCCACCGTGCAACCGCACGACGGGCGCGCCATCACGGTGCTCACGGACGACGAACGACCCCTGGTTCTCGGCAAAGACGGCCACCTGGAATTCACCGAGCGGAGCCGCCACGAGGATGTGGTCCGCGCCCGAACCACGCCGGAGGACGAGGGATAG
- a CDS encoding metal ABC transporter permease, producing the protein MNWSAPFQFEFMRTALAVGLVIGTVCAVLSCFLVLKGWSLMGDAISHAVLPGIVLAYIAGLPIALGAFASALVCTIGTGFIKSHSRVKEDTVLGVVFTGMFALGLVLFTRVESDQHLNHILFGSLLGLPRNQVVETAGIGLAALLLTWILRKDLLLFCFDPGHLRTIGRNPQVMNYVLLILLSLTIVTSLKAVGILLVVAMLVTPGCVGLLLADRFPRVMAIAVATAVMATTVGTYVSFFLNASTGACIVLAQSTLFVLALLLAPKRGLLAARGRSAAAPAGRAAEADPAASR; encoded by the coding sequence ATGAACTGGAGCGCCCCGTTTCAGTTCGAGTTCATGCGGACTGCCCTCGCGGTCGGTCTGGTCATCGGCACGGTCTGCGCCGTCCTCTCCTGCTTTCTGGTGCTCAAGGGGTGGTCCCTCATGGGCGACGCCATCTCGCATGCGGTCCTGCCGGGCATCGTGCTCGCCTACATTGCCGGCCTGCCCATCGCCCTCGGCGCCTTCGCTTCCGCACTGGTCTGCACGATCGGGACCGGATTCATCAAGTCCCACAGTCGCGTCAAGGAGGACACCGTCCTGGGGGTGGTCTTCACCGGAATGTTTGCCCTCGGCCTGGTTCTGTTCACCCGCGTCGAATCGGATCAGCATCTCAATCACATCCTGTTCGGCAGCCTTTTGGGACTGCCCCGGAATCAGGTCGTTGAGACGGCCGGAATCGGGTTGGCCGCGCTCCTCCTCACCTGGATCCTGCGAAAGGATCTGCTGCTGTTCTGCTTCGATCCGGGGCACCTGCGCACCATCGGACGGAATCCCCAGGTGATGAATTACGTCCTGCTGATCCTGCTGTCGTTGACGATCGTCACCTCGCTCAAGGCGGTGGGCATCCTGCTCGTGGTGGCGATGCTGGTGACGCCGGGATGTGTCGGATTGCTCCTGGCCGACCGGTTTCCCCGCGTGATGGCCATCGCGGTCGCCACGGCCGTGATGGCCACAACGGTCGGGACGTATGTCAGCTTCTTCCTGAACGCGTCCACCGGTGCGTGCATCGTCCTGGCGCAGTCCACGCTGTTTGTCCTGGCGCTTCTGTTGGCCCCGAAGCGCGGCCTGCTGGCGGCCCGCGGGCGGTCCGCAGCGGCCCCGGCCGGCCGGGCCGCCGAGGCCGACCCGGCCGCATCCCGCTGA
- a CDS encoding metal ABC transporter permease, with translation MTSPLLIPFQYEYLVKAIWVSALIGGVCGLLSCFITLKGWSLMGDALSHAVVPGVALAAMAGLPFGAGAFAAGLLAAGGMGFIRARTSLREDAVIGVVFTTFFAAGLLMISLRPSGLSLRTIILGNLLGISRGDILQVVVIAAITLGVLAVQWRDLVLYCFDPQQTRALGLNPLRLHFTLLTLLAATAVASLQAVGACLVVATLITPGATAYLLTDRFGRMMFLAGGLGAVTGAAGAYASYFVNGSPGGCIVVLQTLIFLTVLVFAPRHGMLAGRVRIPA, from the coding sequence ATGACCTCCCCGCTGCTCATCCCCTTCCAGTATGAGTACCTGGTCAAGGCGATCTGGGTCAGTGCGCTGATCGGGGGCGTGTGCGGACTGTTGTCCTGCTTCATCACGCTCAAGGGGTGGTCCCTGATGGGGGATGCCCTGTCCCATGCGGTGGTGCCCGGAGTGGCGCTGGCGGCAATGGCCGGGCTGCCCTTCGGCGCCGGCGCGTTTGCGGCAGGGTTGCTCGCTGCCGGCGGGATGGGATTCATCCGGGCGCGGACCTCCCTCCGCGAGGACGCGGTCATCGGCGTGGTGTTCACCACCTTTTTTGCGGCGGGACTGCTGATGATTTCCCTGCGCCCCAGCGGCCTGAGCCTTCGAACCATCATCCTGGGCAATCTGTTGGGGATCTCGAGGGGCGACATCCTCCAGGTCGTGGTCATCGCGGCGATCACCCTGGGGGTGCTGGCGGTGCAGTGGAGGGACCTCGTCCTGTATTGCTTTGACCCGCAGCAGACGCGGGCGCTCGGGCTGAACCCGCTGCGGTTGCATTTCACGCTGCTCACCCTGCTGGCCGCGACCGCGGTCGCCTCGCTCCAGGCGGTCGGCGCCTGCCTGGTCGTCGCCACCCTGATCACACCCGGGGCCACCGCCTACCTGCTGACGGACCGTTTCGGACGGATGATGTTCCTGGCCGGCGGCTTGGGTGCGGTCACCGGGGCGGCGGGCGCCTACGCGAGCTACTTCGTCAACGGATCCCCGGGTGGCTGCATTGTCGTGCTCCAGACGCTGATCTTCCTGACGGTGCTGGTGTTCGCCCCGCGTCACGGGATGCTGGCCGGCCGCGTCCGCATCCCCGCATGA
- a CDS encoding TonB family protein — protein sequence MDRTLQRYLLGSTMAHGALLALVLLLGALAARKAIQPEVPILEILPTDLQLTMGNQIGGGTPNPLPPGTKEVEGRPPQRSQAPPEVPRAAEPPPLPVPRTPDPPAPSKPAPKAIEKPDPPKTAPPKVEAAPQAKPVVRAQDVDRTRPQDKPVAPVADKAPPAPRQIEVSTARRKRTDDDSRAAAEAAESATAAARAREQRLASARNLAERLSGAASGVSRNVGATTQIQMPGPGGAAYAPYYSYLQAFLKQQWRKPATSTEREAQTTVRLAIARDGTILAADITRRSGVKALDTSVEELFRRLRKLRPLPDAFTETRMEVPVSFVLESDSSL from the coding sequence GTGGATCGCACCCTCCAACGCTACCTGCTGGGCTCGACCATGGCCCATGGGGCCCTGCTGGCCCTGGTGTTGCTGCTGGGAGCCCTTGCGGCCCGGAAGGCCATCCAGCCCGAAGTGCCCATCCTGGAGATCCTGCCGACCGACCTCCAACTGACCATGGGCAACCAGATCGGCGGCGGCACACCCAACCCCCTGCCGCCCGGCACGAAAGAGGTCGAGGGGCGGCCGCCGCAGCGCTCCCAGGCCCCCCCCGAGGTCCCGCGCGCCGCGGAACCACCGCCGCTTCCCGTTCCACGAACACCGGATCCTCCGGCACCGTCGAAACCCGCGCCAAAGGCGATCGAAAAGCCCGATCCGCCCAAGACCGCGCCCCCCAAGGTGGAGGCGGCTCCGCAGGCCAAGCCCGTGGTGCGCGCCCAGGACGTGGACCGGACCCGGCCGCAGGACAAACCGGTCGCCCCGGTCGCCGACAAGGCACCTCCCGCGCCCCGGCAGATCGAGGTGAGCACAGCCCGCCGCAAACGGACGGACGACGACTCCCGCGCAGCGGCGGAGGCGGCAGAATCCGCAACCGCGGCCGCGCGGGCCCGGGAACAGCGCCTCGCCAGCGCCCGAAACCTCGCCGAGCGCCTGTCCGGAGCGGCATCGGGCGTGTCACGCAACGTCGGTGCGACCACCCAGATCCAGATGCCCGGACCGGGCGGTGCCGCCTACGCCCCCTATTATTCCTACCTGCAAGCCTTCCTGAAGCAGCAATGGCGCAAGCCGGCCACCTCCACGGAACGGGAGGCCCAGACCACGGTCCGGCTTGCCATCGCGCGGGACGGCACCATTCTCGCCGCCGACATCACCCGCCGCTCCGGGGTAAAGGCGCTTGATACCTCCGTGGAGGAATTGTTCCGGCGGCTCCGCAAGCTGCGGCCGTTGCCGGATGCCTTCACCGAGACGCGGATGGAGGTTCCAGTTTCCTTCGTTCTCGAAAGTGATTCGTCCTTATGA
- a CDS encoding MotA/TolQ/ExbB proton channel family protein, with product MAASDGFTLTYIWDRATTEAKVIIVLLLVFSIFAWSVMASKAVQIRRARKLNHYFDAEFRAQQSVLSIYDRRLQVVGCPLFGVYLEGCTDLDARLKGPEGARRPQATLKAMEHVKRTLEGSVAREALRLESGLVLLAVAVSGAPFLGLLGTVWGVMDAFGAVAIAAQAGVRPDIGVMAPGVSAALSTTVAGLLVAIPSMFGYNWLVHSLRVNSVELDNFAQTLASRMETEFLKDE from the coding sequence ATGGCCGCCAGCGACGGGTTTACCCTCACCTACATCTGGGACCGGGCGACGACCGAAGCCAAGGTCATCATCGTCCTCCTGCTGGTCTTCTCGATTTTTGCGTGGTCGGTGATGGCCTCCAAGGCGGTCCAGATCCGACGGGCCCGGAAGTTGAACCACTATTTCGACGCGGAATTCCGCGCCCAGCAATCGGTGCTGTCCATCTACGACCGCAGGCTTCAGGTGGTCGGATGCCCGCTGTTCGGAGTGTACCTCGAGGGCTGCACCGACCTGGATGCCCGGCTCAAGGGACCCGAAGGCGCGCGGCGTCCGCAGGCGACCCTCAAGGCCATGGAGCACGTGAAGCGCACCCTGGAAGGTTCGGTGGCCCGTGAGGCGCTCCGGCTCGAATCCGGATTGGTGCTCCTGGCCGTCGCGGTGAGCGGCGCCCCGTTCCTCGGCCTGCTGGGCACGGTGTGGGGTGTCATGGATGCCTTTGGCGCCGTCGCGATCGCCGCCCAGGCGGGGGTGCGGCCGGACATCGGGGTCATGGCCCCGGGGGTGTCCGCCGCGCTGTCCACCACGGTGGCCGGACTCCTGGTCGCCATCCCGTCCATGTTCGGTTACAACTGGCTGGTGCACTCGCTCCGGGTGAACTCGGTGGAACTCGACAATTTTGCGCAGACCCTCGCCTCGCGCATGGAGACGGAATTCCTGAAGGACGAGTAG
- a CDS encoding biopolymer transporter ExbD, which translates to MRRYSQRHSLVTLSEINVTPLLDLAFVLLIIFIITTPVLEQSINLNLPVGGGPKRLARPQDVVLAEVGRDGVYYLRGTRVGDVRGLEAALVREYQNNSNLVVQLRADREGPYKYPVSIIEAAQRQGLTRFSLMTEPAARR; encoded by the coding sequence ATGCGTCGGTACTCCCAGCGGCATTCCCTCGTCACGCTCAGCGAGATCAATGTCACGCCGCTGCTCGATCTGGCCTTCGTGCTGCTGATCATCTTCATCATCACCACCCCGGTGCTCGAGCAGAGCATCAACTTGAACCTGCCGGTGGGCGGCGGCCCCAAGCGGTTGGCACGACCCCAGGATGTGGTGCTCGCGGAGGTGGGGCGCGACGGGGTGTACTACCTGCGCGGAACCCGGGTCGGGGACGTCCGCGGCCTCGAGGCGGCCCTCGTCCGCGAATATCAAAACAATTCCAATCTCGTCGTGCAGTTGCGTGCGGACCGCGAAGGGCCTTACAAGTACCCGGTCAGCATCATCGAGGCCGCCCAGCGCCAGGGCCTGACCCGTTTCAGCCTGATGACCGAGCCCGCCGCCCGCCGATAA
- the pal gene encoding peptidoglycan-associated lipoprotein Pal, giving the protein MQFASDTIYFDFDKSNVKSQYNANVRVVADYLKSHPSESVLIEGHCDERGTEEYNRALGERRALSVRERLLALGVNTDQIATISYGEEKPVAFGRTEADFAKNRRAEFVLLVGLEPAH; this is encoded by the coding sequence ATGCAGTTTGCGAGCGACACGATCTACTTCGACTTCGACAAGTCGAACGTGAAATCGCAGTACAATGCCAATGTGCGCGTGGTGGCCGACTACCTGAAGTCGCACCCGTCGGAGAGCGTGCTGATCGAGGGCCACTGCGACGAGCGGGGCACCGAGGAGTACAACCGGGCTCTCGGCGAGCGCCGGGCCCTGTCAGTCCGCGAACGGTTGCTGGCGCTCGGCGTGAATACGGACCAGATCGCGACGATCAGCTACGGCGAGGAAAAGCCGGTGGCATTCGGACGGACGGAGGCGGATTTCGCCAAGAACCGACGCGCCGAATTCGTGCTGCTGGTGGGCTTGGAACCCGCGCATTGA
- a CDS encoding metal ABC transporter substrate-binding protein, whose amino-acid sequence MVGVAGCRPTDPDSAADPESGTRRLRVLTTFTILQDMARNVAGTNAVVECITKPGAEIHDYEPTPQDIVKAQAADLVLWNGLGLERWFERFFGSVRDVPSVVLSDGIEPLGIRSGPYTGKPNPHSWMSPSNAVLYVEAIRQALVRLDPANAAAYDANAAAYIGRLREIDSRLRAVLAGIPEERRWLVTSEGAFTYLARDYGLKELYLWPVNADEEATPQQVREVVDQVRRHHIPVVFSESTISDRAMRQVAKETGARYGGVLHVDSLTGPDGPAPTYLRLLEANVQTVARGLAAP is encoded by the coding sequence ATGGTGGGTGTCGCCGGTTGTCGCCCCACCGATCCGGATTCGGCCGCCGACCCGGAATCGGGCACGCGTCGGCTCCGGGTGCTGACCACGTTCACCATCCTCCAGGACATGGCCCGCAATGTCGCCGGCACGAACGCCGTGGTGGAATGCATCACCAAGCCGGGTGCGGAGATCCATGACTACGAGCCGACACCCCAGGACATCGTCAAGGCCCAGGCCGCCGACCTGGTCCTCTGGAACGGCCTTGGACTGGAGCGCTGGTTTGAACGGTTCTTCGGCAGCGTGCGGGACGTTCCCAGCGTGGTCTTGAGCGACGGCATCGAACCGCTGGGAATCCGCAGCGGCCCCTACACCGGCAAGCCAAACCCGCACAGCTGGATGTCCCCCTCCAATGCGGTCCTGTACGTGGAAGCCATCCGGCAGGCGCTGGTTCGGCTCGATCCGGCGAACGCCGCGGCCTACGACGCCAACGCCGCGGCCTACATCGGACGACTGCGGGAGATTGATTCCCGGCTGCGCGCGGTGCTGGCCGGCATTCCCGAGGAGCGTCGCTGGCTGGTGACCAGTGAGGGGGCCTTTACCTACCTGGCGCGGGATTATGGCTTGAAGGAACTGTACCTGTGGCCCGTGAATGCCGATGAGGAGGCCACGCCCCAGCAAGTCCGGGAGGTCGTGGACCAGGTCCGTCGGCACCACATTCCCGTTGTGTTCAGCGAAAGCACCATCAGCGACCGGGCGATGCGACAGGTCGCGAAGGAGACCGGGGCGCGCTACGGGGGCGTCCTCCATGTGGACTCGCTGACCGGACCCGACGGACCCGCACCCACCTACCTCCGCCTCCTGGAGGCGAACGTTCAGACCGTGGCCCGCGGCCTTGCTGCGCCCTGA